A single region of the Streptomyces sp. NBC_00425 genome encodes:
- a CDS encoding VanZ family protein has protein sequence MQRQGSIGGSAAIRIRAAGILLLAAHLVFVAWVTLRPLNVPWVMPANLHPFDGIRADLRLGWPEAASRIGAGLGLFAPLGFLLPLVHGRLRVSPLASLVRTVTAGALLSLAVELLQTGVPGQVADVDSMLLNTVGVALAHVAVVPAVRGRLRRREEPWGRAGVRQGETAQGRTPRIPRVGIAP, from the coding sequence GTGCAGCGTCAAGGCTCCATCGGCGGCAGCGCCGCGATCCGCATCCGCGCGGCCGGGATTCTCCTCCTGGCCGCCCACCTCGTGTTCGTCGCCTGGGTCACGCTGCGCCCACTGAACGTTCCCTGGGTGATGCCCGCCAACCTGCATCCGTTCGACGGGATCCGCGCCGATCTGAGGCTGGGCTGGCCCGAGGCGGCGTCGCGGATCGGCGCCGGGCTCGGACTGTTCGCCCCGCTGGGCTTCCTGCTCCCGCTGGTGCACGGCAGGCTGCGCGTGTCGCCGCTCGCCTCCCTGGTCCGCACGGTCACGGCGGGCGCGCTGCTGTCCCTGGCCGTCGAGTTGCTGCAGACGGGGGTGCCCGGTCAGGTCGCGGACGTCGACTCGATGCTGCTGAACACGGTCGGCGTGGCCCTGGCGCACGTCGCGGTGGTGCCGGCGGTCCGCGGCCGGCTGCGCCGCCGGGAGGAGCCCTGGGGGCGTGCCGGGGTCCGGCAGGGGGAGACGGCTCAGGGTCGCACCCCGAGGATTCCCAGGGTCGGCATCGCCCCGTAG
- a CDS encoding PspC domain-containing protein, whose amino-acid sequence MSSLARPTHGRMIGGVCAALARRFGTSATTMRVIFVLSCLLPGPQFLLYIALWFLLPSEDKAARTAW is encoded by the coding sequence ATGTCCAGCCTCGCCCGCCCCACCCACGGCCGCATGATCGGCGGAGTGTGCGCCGCGCTGGCCCGCCGCTTCGGCACCTCCGCGACCACGATGCGCGTGATCTTCGTGCTCTCCTGCCTGCTGCCCGGGCCGCAGTTCCTGCTCTACATAGCCCTCTGGTTCCTCCTGCCGTCGGAGGACAAGGCGGCGCGCACCGCCTGGTGA